In Triticum urartu cultivar G1812 chromosome 6, Tu2.1, whole genome shotgun sequence, the following proteins share a genomic window:
- the LOC125512361 gene encoding FCS-Like Zinc finger 1-like has protein sequence MEDFYYFPSSLETSEIVHRGFLPVVHSSPRNRSSPSPRPRRGSRDDAGELGHHYLDACFRCGRTIAGNKDIFMYRGDTPFCSEECRQQQIDTDEAAEKRSKKSAAATTTEQQSQRQSPHRVPVWAR, from the exons ATGGAGGACTTCTACTACTTCCCCAGCTCCCTGGAGACCTCTGAAATTGTCCACAGAGGGTTCCTCCCCGTCGTGCACTCCTCCCCCCGCAACCGGAGCTCGCCGTCGCCGAGGCCCCGGCGCGGGTCCCGtgacgacgccggcgagctcggCCACCACTACCTCGACGCCTGCTTCCGGTGCGGGCGGACAATCGCTGGAAACAAGGACATCTTCATGTACAG AGGCGACACCCCGTTCTGCAGCGAGGAGTGCCGGCAGCAGCAGATCGACACCGACGAGGCGGCGGAGAAGAGATCCAAGAAGTCCGCGGCCGCGACGACGACGGAGCAGCAGTCGCAGCGGCAGAGCCCGCACAGAGTGCCCGTCTGGGCTCGGTAG